TCTAGGAGATATGAGAGGAAGAGGACTTCATACTCTCCTCCACAGTAACAGGCCccataaacatttactgaacacctactatgtgtaaGGGAATGCAGAGCCCCTCCCTCACAGAGCTTATATTTTCACTGGGGAGGCAGGATATGCACAGAATGAGGTGAAGGACCAGTTTAACACATCATGTGCTTAACTAGAGATCGAAGCGAGAGCTGGGCCAGTCAGCGAGGCTTCCTAAAGAAAGTGGTACTTGAGCTGGGCCTTAAAGAAAGGATGGGAGAGAAGAGCTCCATCAgatgcattcaacaaatatttattgaacacctgtcTGCCAGTTTCTGTGCTTGACATTGTGAATATATAATAGCAAATACTGAAGGGGTTTCTATCCTGTTGCAGTTTATAACCCAGATAAATAAGTCACAGAATTTATAACActgtaacatgggcttccctggtggctcagacagtaaaggatccacctgcaatgcaggagacctgggttcagtccctgagttgggaagatcccttggaggacagcatggcaacacacaccagtattcttgcctggggaatccccatggaaagaggaccctagcagggtacagtccacggagtcacaaagagtcagacatgactgagcgactaagcatacatgTGCTGTGGTAGTGGTAAGCCCAGAAGAAAGGCACCTTATCCGCACTTGGGGATGGTAGTGTGAGTTAAGAAAATTTTCTAGAAGAAACAAGATCTGAATtgaccttttaaaaacaaaataggttTTAACCAAGCAGAGTAGTGGGAAAGTGTTCTAACCAGTAGGAATAGTATCTTGTGAAGGCCCGGGGCAAGGGAGAGCCTGACATGCATGTGGAATGGGGGATAGGGAGGCACACGAGTCAagaagcagagggaggaagaggctgGGTACCAGAGACCCTGGATACCAGTCAGGGAAGAAATGGATCTGGCAGGTTAGGAGGTAAAAGAGTTTGTATTCTGTCTTCAGAGCAGCAGGCACTCAAGGAAGGTTACTGAGCCAGGATAGGGTAGTGTGGGCAAAGTGCTGGTTTAGGAAGATGAATCAGCATGAGCAGGATGCCAGGACACCTCCATAGGATTCCTGAGGGCAGGCTGTAATCAAGGTCCAGATAATCATTTAACAaattctttcattctctcttccCCTATGCATAGAACTCCCTAGTAGGAGTAGGATGGACAGTTGTTCAAACTCTGAACTAACCAGACTCCTGGTGGATAATTATGAAGTTTCCGTCGATGATCTAAAAGGAGACATGCAGGGCTGCGAAATCTGGCCAAACTACTATGCTCAGGCACATGGGCTGGTTTTTATTCTGGATTCCAGTGACTTGGAGCGCATGCAGGAAGTGAAGGTCATCTTACCCAACATGCTGTCTGATGAAAGAGTGGCTGGGAAACCCATCCTACTGTAAGCCTCTACCTTTGTGTCCAATTTTCCCTTCCATTCTGAGCCTTTAGAAGAGAGGTAGACAGAGGAAGGGCTAGGTGGTCCCTCTATCACGTCCAATTCGACCGCCTCTCCTCTTTGGCTGAGGGGTAGTGGCCCAGTCCTCTATGGGCTGTTTTCAAGAGCCACTTTCTACCAGACACTGCCATGGGGGAACCTATTATCTAATTGTGCAAAGGTAATTTTGAAGGCAAGCATCAAAGGGAAATGCACACACCCTCCTCACCCATTTGTCAACTCTTCCTGAAGACTGCCTCCCtacatttgcttctcttttctggcTTCAGTCTCTGACCCTGAGATGAAGGCAGAAAACTCCTGTGTTGTATATTCAATGCCAGTGGCCTGCTCCCTTGGCAGAGTGCCCGAGACTTATGCCACTACCTCTTATTCCAGGGTGATATTTCAGGTGGCCTGTCAATCCTCCCCATGCCCTTTTAGCCTTTTTTATTCCTTGTTAGCACCCCCAGCTCAAGCATGAACAGAGTTTAGGGAAGGGTGTAAAAGCTCCAAATTTGTTCCTATCCCAGTTAGAAATTCTAATTAAAGTTTGATGGTGTAGTGTAGAAGTGAGAAATGAGGCTTGGGGATTATCTCGGATTCAAATTACTTGTGCTGTTCTTTCCTCCATTGAGAGCTGGCTAGAAAAATGTCTGGATCACCTTACTGGGTATGGCTTAAAAGCTAGTCCCTGGATATGGAGCAGCTGTACCAGAACTGGATAtccccctctttcctttcttttcttgcccTTGGTCTCTATCTCAGTTTCACTcatcctctcttcttccctcaaaATCTTCCAATGCCTGGTTTTAGCCTGGCCAACAAGCAGGATAAGATGGATGCCCTGACGCCTGGTGAGATCATTGAATATCTGCTGCTGGAGAGACGAATGAATGAGAACAAGTCTCCATGCCGAGTGGTAAGTGTTCTGCCCTCCCTTCCCTTGTCCTCTCAACCAAGGCTGATGCCTTCCACAGCCCATAATCAGTCTCCTATGCCAGATCTCAGGCAAAGCCTCTCCCTGACACAAGTATGGTAATGATTTCTGACTCAACGGTGATAATAAGTACCACTCACTTACAGCACTTTTgcatctgttttctcattaggCCTGTAAAACAGCTCTTTAAAGCTGGAAGTTTCAGTAGTCTCATTTTATGGTTAAGCAAGCCAAGGCTCAGAGACCCTGTGTGCCTTGTCCAAGGTTATACATCCAAGACGTGACACTTGATTAAAGGACCTAGCTTTTGTACCTTTCATTTACCTTCTCAGGAGTAAATGTTGAGTATCTGTTAGGAAGTCTTAAGAGCCTCTCTAGGTACAGCAGAGTTTCTGTGTACCTGTGTGCTGAGGGTGATTGAGACTATGGGCCCCAGAGGTCCCAAGCTCCTGggctagagtcttctctttttgtcACAGGAACTTTGTTCAGTTGTCAAACAACTCCAAAGGCGCCGTCAGCCTATAATTGATGGCCTGTACTGGCTGTTATCTGCCATTGGGGAGAAATATGAAGAGCTGTGTACTCGCCAACAGCCACTGCCACCAACCATTGCAGCCTCCAGTAGCACTAGAGGATTTGAGGAAAGATCCCCAGCAGACAGGTACCGAGCTGCCTCTGTTAGGTGGACTGATAAGAACAGATGCGGGAGTTAATCTTCAACATAAGCAGGGAGTTCTGGGAGGAGCATGAATTCTGTGAGGTGCTGAGCAAGTCTCTCAAGATCAGTTGGCCCAAATGGAGTGAAGGCAGTGACCACAAACATCCTAACACTGTTCGGTACATCCTCCCCTAGGCACAATTTGAGTGGGATGAGTTAAATCATCAGTAGTAGAGTTTCTCCAaaacagggtttcttttttttttttttttgaactgtatatatatatatatattttttaatttaaatttattttaattggaggctaactactttacaatattgtattggttttgccatacatcaacatgaatccaccatgggtgtacacatgttcccaatcctgaacccttctcccacctccctccccgtaccatccctctgggtcatcccagtgcaccagccccaagcttcctgtatcctgcatcgaacctggactggcgattcgtttcttatatgatattatacatgtttcaatgccatattCTCTGGTTTGTtacacagaggagaaaaggaacacAAGCCCCTTAAGGAGCTTATTGGCAATATTCTATGGATAACTATCCTGGAGCTGCTCCACATTCTCTGCTTCCCATTCTCTGATCATTCCAATAATACAGCAAGGTGGGAGAGAACAGGAatatagaaaagaagaagaaaaagaaacaggatgTGATCAAGGTTTTGAGGAGTAAAAAGACTAAATGTCCTCTTCCTCTGTTGTTCCTCTAATTGTCTGAAGACACATGGCAGGGATGGGGGGATAGTTGAATTTGATTAAGGAGCTCGCATCTGTTTTCACTATGGCTTTATCCTCTCTATCTTCTCCAGGTTTGCTACCCAGATGGGAATGTCCAAAGAAAACAGACAGCATGTAGGACAACACTCAGTGGAACCTAAGCCTCTGAAGTCAATCCTGCTAGTAAGTGgctcattaaaagttattacctCACGGACCAATCTCCAAACCCTTTGGGCACCAATTGCCTTTCTCCTCCATCTTGCTGATATACAAAAAGAagggtttttctttctgacttacttcactctgtataataggctccagtttcatcctcctcattagaactgagtcaagtgtattcttttgcatggctgagtaatattccattgtgtatatgtcccacTGCATTCTCGTCCATTcatgtgctgatggacatctaggttgcatccatgtcctgcctatcgtaaacagtgctgtgatgatcattcgagtccacatgtctctttcaattctggtttcctcggtgtgtatgcccagcagtgggattgctgggtcatatggcagttctagtgccagttttttttttttttttttttttttttatttttaaactttacacgtGGAGATTCCATAAAAACTGGCACACTAATCTAGtgccagtttttaaggaatctccacactgtgctccatagtggctgtactagtttgcattcgcaccaacagtgtaagagggttcccttctctccacaccctcttctgcatttgttgcttgtagatgtttggatagtagccatcctgactggcgtgagatggtacttcattgtggttttgatttgcatttgtctgataatgagtgatgttgagcatcttttcatgtgtttgttagccatctgtatgtcttcttcggggcaaaggaatttagaatggggcagtgggctcccacaggtgaggcagggggagtagcccacatcccgtgcaggcaatactggggagcattgcccacgaagattttattacaagaataaaaccaagtaaacactgcttctgttttgattaccatctccatactccactattcgaaaataatgtcagtaattaaatacttttcctctgcaaaaccaaattctgttggtttaagtttgaaaagcttgttgtcctatatgtcaggttttaatattttacatattattcacaaggtacaaagtttcagtgtacatatatacaaatgcacacacgcatgtgtgtgtgtgtgtatatatatatccaaacacatacacatatgtgtgtatatgtatacatatataaatatatatatatatatatatatatatatatatatatacataaattcatacggccacagtcttagtacttctctttaaaaattcattgtcttctaggagggagttcattaagagaagaccctgttcaacaattgtcaccaacacaggctgccatggttaccactgctcccttccacagagcatccttcatggtttgcaaggcctcgagatcacttcctgcacagcctgcagtccctgagggaagggactaatacacaccccgcattcaaacagttttttctaaatacacagtggtaccacagaaattgtcaaggtaaagacacaggatgtgcttttatttacgtctccatcagtgaaacaaagtattcactgcaaggtgcaaactttttttagcttgaaaagaacaaaatcgtcttatatttgaacacaaaggatcttgttgaatttgaaaaacaggttttatttgaaattcattcttaattgtcagttattttgagactatggaacaaagaaaataaacttttgttacctggggctgcttaagctgtatcttttgcagattttattttttaaatccctttatacttttacagtcataaatagatagaatagggaaattttgggggagacacactctccctgccatgtgacccatcggagttgacttagagagatgaggatggcagggagtacttcctctttaggggaagtacaaatgcctcatttctcccaccaaaacatctgaattgctccccatcctccgctagaggtgtcaggatggggctttgtgatgtcaaggctcacccagggccaccattggctggggaagagacttgctgacctcataaagcatgagggtgtgtctccctggggaggggtatatataggggtgctcaggggctctggagcagaccactgggaggcctcaaaatgactaagtggactggaaagccccaaggcctcagagtagttaggaaacacctgcctcctgttccccgggacaaaaggatgaagacctcctctcaattgaggcccaaaacaaatgtcaaggtgagatgaacccacccaaactcctcttgcccattgaccccaccccataagaccccctcccttgtccttgcctggcacagaacccttctctgcccacaccacttctcctgaagctgtcgttcccagccaccttcaccctcttccccaaaccaaggccattctctacccttctcttgttttctccaggtggccagggcaagtgcgagagggaataatcaccttcaggcaaagctgcccaagaaaacttctcagaaaccgcccaccacaaggaacctgagaaagatcggaggctcaaagctctgtagccagtgttcccgggtgaaggaagagctgcatcagaacggaccagaggaggtcccagagagtgtggagacccgtgtcattcgagtgggacccgtgggcagccagtgactggaaggcatggctagagacctcagaaatcttcgagggtcttgccacTGAGAACTGGCCAAcagtaccgacgttgactattataccaactgcatacattaagaatgcacataaaatcaacctgatgtgaaattctgtttgtctccgagttctctgagagtgggggcagagagggcagggcagggataaatgtgtgaagagggagggagatgggtcctgtggggttggagatgggactagaaggtcc
This DNA window, taken from Bubalus kerabau isolate K-KA32 ecotype Philippines breed swamp buffalo chromosome X, PCC_UOA_SB_1v2, whole genome shotgun sequence, encodes the following:
- the LOC129640235 gene encoding ADP-ribosylation factor-like protein 13A; translation: MFRLLTSCWCHLKTTEETQRHVAIIILGLHNSGKTVLVEAFQRQLPSRSRMDSCSNSELTRLLVDNYEVSVDDLKGDMQGCEIWPNYYAQAHGLVFILDSSDLERMQEVKVILPNMLSDERVAGKPILLLANKQDKMDALTPGEIIEYLLLERRMNENKSPCRVACKTAL